AATTCCTTCGAGTAGACCTCCGTGACCTGGAGAAGAAGTTTAGGAATGAATTTCTAACGATaataaacccaaaaaaaataCATAAAGTAAGCCATGGACTAATTCAGTAGAAGTAAGTTATCCAGACCGATACCAAAATTTGAGAATTCTCAGCATTATGTCCAATAGAATACAAAAGAATTCGTCCTCTTGCAGCTACATCCTCTCCTTGCACATATGCTGTCCCGACAGCCATAAGcgtttcattttcttttgttgtGGTATTCTGAGATGAAAGGTGAAGTTATATATATAGTGTTACTAAAATTAGATGTGGAAAAAAAAACGAGAAAAGATATTGCTGAATAATCAAACAATATCCAGTAAGAAAAGGAGGCACATTTTGCAAAGTATAGGCAGGAAAACTTACAAATAAGGTAACCATTCGAACAGTTAGTGCATTTTCAGAATTTTGCATCGGGATTGTAGCTCTTGTTTGCCACGGACCACCAGACTTCTCTGGTTCTAAAATCCGAACCTCGAACTCTTCTATTGTGTAGCTTTTCTGAAGCTCGTCAGGGCCTATATTATCATGCTCGGTTTGATTACTGGCATCTAGATCAACCAGAGACGAAAGGACTTGATTCAATGGCTTGGCAACCTGCAACAGGAAATTAAGTTTTCAATAAACCTCAAAAAGGTGATCTAGGACTTGATTTGGTGTAACGCTACCACTTGCAGACTTTGACTTCACACATATAAGCCTTAACTTTAGTTACATTCTCTCAACTATCCTACAGCCTATGGAGAAAAAACAATTAAGATTTCTTCAAATAAGCGGATACAAATTAGGGTTCATGAGAATCTACTCACAGGAATAGAAACTATAAGCGGATACAAATTCTTCTCTGAAAAATAGGTAACTTGATGTGGAGTGCCCCTTAGAGGAATCTGATAAATGCAAACATTTATTAGTAAGAACAATGATCACTTTCAAAGGGCTAAATAAGACACGGACTGAtaaaaggaaggaaaaagaaaagaagaactaGAAGCCACAAACCTTTTGGACAGGCCAATAGTTATCGTAGCTCAATATAGATGGCAGTTGGCAAattttgagaaaaccctaaaagaatgATGACGGCGAAGATTTAAGTAAGAAGTTGTTCAATACATTAGAGTGTTAACGCTTCTCGCAAAGCATGAATTGCACAGGTGAAAGTCGAATTGTTATATATACCTGGGATGTGACATATATGAGACCATGATTGCAATTTACATTGTGAAGAACAGTAAATGCCACGACAGATCCGTCACAAAGCTGCATCCAGCAAATAGAATTAGGGGAAGTACTTGTTTATTTTGCTTGCCATACACTACAGTGATATTTTAACCAACCAAAATCTCCGAAGGAAGTGGAAACAGAAAAAACTTAGTTTCGGCGGGAGTAGGAGTATTTTGTGtcatatgagaaatacaatattGTTAAAAACATCATCTGTAAGATGGTTGGATGCCGACTGCTCTTAGCCATTTCTAAtttttcatattaaaaaaaaaggaaaaaaaagaaaagaaaaaagaattgctCACTTGTGGGTGGATTCGAAGCCGTTCCCTGCAGACCATAAACCAAGCTGGTCTTGACCCAGAAAGAAATAAACCCTGATAACCCCCAACATTCTTAAACATGGTCATCCTTTGGCTTGGGCCCGTAGAAGAGGACTCTTGCCTTGTATAAGTTTCCAGTGGAACACGAGCAAATCTCAAATTCCTCAGTCTGGATGTACTGTTACTGCTAAGGTTAACAGAACTTTCTGATGACACTGCTTCTTCAATCTTAGGCGTGTTGTCTTGCCCTTCGTACAGGTAAGCATGGTAGCAGAGCATTGTGCCATCAGTTAACATTCCAAAAAGAAATGGGCGGGTATGCTGACCCGACCACTTCTGCATGGCTAACTCCACAACCTTCATGTTCTGAGCATCTTCTTTCATCACTTTTATGTCTTctgagtttttatttttgtttttctgggGATCGTTAGACATCACCCCAGTAAAGGTATCAACTAGGTGGGATTTTCCAGAGATGAATTTATCCACAGAAAAAACACAGTTAAAAGTAGGAACATCAAATATTTCAAGGGTACCACTTTCGTAACAAACCACGCAATAAATATCACCCTGGTCATGCATTGCGCCATCAGTGCCATCGATGGCCTCACCCACTCCTGTTGAAAGCCAAGCATCCGTGCTTGTCTTACGGAGCCATGGCTCAGGCCCCTTATCATGGTAAAGTGTACACGCAGATATCCACTTCTTAGAGCTGTCAAATAATGAAGGCGCACTAACTGACACAGTACATGAGGATGGATCTgaacaagaaaatagaaagaaaacGGCATGAAATAAGGGAAAATACCTCTTATGTAACATTACTTAAAACTGATACGCGTCCAGAATGCATGTTGCTCAATCAAAATGTTTAGGCAGTACAACGCCAGAAAGAAACTCGACGGATGCAACATTTAAATGCCAGCCATTAGATTATCTCAAAAACACAAGAGTACGTCGAATGCCTTACCCCCAACAAGAAGCTGGATACTGCCATCAGTCATTCTTAACAACACGTACGGATCAGCTATAGTAACAGACAGCACAGCTGAACTCTCAGAAGCTGGTGTTGATTCAGGAGGAGGAGTTCCTAGGCTTAACTCTTGAGTCATGTAAGATCCATCAAGAATGCGAGCTCCACGAGCATAGACCTGAATAACACGTCGCCTGATCGGAATACAGAAGTAAGTTTAGATGCTCCCCTATGGTGTAATTAATTGACACAAGACATGATGATATCTGGAGCTCAGTTTACACACGAGCACTCAAACATCAAGCAGTTCCAGCATATGATAAACATTATCACTAGCCAAAGTACACGGCATTGCTCTTGTGTCGAGAAACTCATCAAAGTGATTTACAAATATTCTAAGTAGAAATTCATTTTCATGTGCACAAGACAGCCCTTAGTCAACAAAACTATGAGCTGTGTGTTTCTCTTTAATATTGTGTCGTGCAACTTGATACCATGTACAAATATTTGTTTTTCCCTACCAATATTTCTGGCTACTGGGGAACTGTTAGAAGCAAAGTCCAATATAAAATAAAAGACAAAAATTTCAATGTAAAATAGTAACAGACAATTCCTTTATTTACTGTGACGCTGAAACAGGGTGAACGGGATCAGAGAAACATTCACCTTCCAAACAAATTCCCTGCAGCGATAGTACTTCCTTTAATATAGTAACCAACACTTTCTGTGACCTCGCCCAGGGTATCAGCTGTCTCAAGAACCTAAATTGTATGGGTACGGAAATGGTTAAAGGAAAACAAAGCAAAATAAAAGGGAACGAAAAATACAAAATCTACAAGAGTTTTAAGTTTTAACTTATAATGCTAGCAAACCAAGTTCCACAAGCTGCTAGCAAAGAACttgggcaaaaaaaaaatgataatactGCCATCACTGTTTCTTAGAAATTAATGCATCTATAAAACGCTTAGATGGCTCAACATTGGTAAGCTTTATCCATCCCGTTTTCTGAGTACTATTGCTTATTGTGTCCAACATAAAGCAACTATCACATATATATAGTCGATTCTGTGATTAGGGAAATGAGGAAGGCAATAACAAACATGCATGGCCAGAAATATTTCTTCCAGTGTAACAAAAAAATGTCAAAGAATGAAATTTTACCATTGTTTTTGACTGGAGACTTATTATCAAATATGCATGATACTCATCATCCGCGGATGATGCGTTAGAAGAATCCGCATTATGACCACGTGTACTTTTGTGGTACACTGTCCAAATCCCTTTACAACCAGGCAGCTCAACCTTTTTCCAgtatacaaaaaaaagaaaaaagaaactagTTATAGATCAGTAGAACTACATATAAATATGATGCATAATAGATTCATAACAGGACCCTCAGCCCTCAGGGCCATAAGGAGCATAGGCATGTCACCCGAATCAAGTACCAACTTAAAACCAAGTTTCACCAGAAAGTAGTAAATAAGCAGAGCGTATGTCGGATGCCATTTGATAGTAACAAAACCAGAATTTGAATGAACCGGcattttaggatttaattagtTTTCAACGGTTTACTCTATTGCCTCGAAGAAAAATGCTTTAGTAGAAATTGTTCAGATTCATAAACTCAACCATCATAGGGTCAGCTATTTTTCTTAGAACATCTACAGTTCCTCCAATTCAATTCATGTGGCTCAATTTTTTCAAATAAGAGATATCTATCCTTCCCGATTTCAATGGTAAGTTAATTTGAAGATTAGCAGGAAACTACACAAAAATTCCAGTGGCAAACACACTGTGTGGTGAATATGACGAATTAAACCTCAAAGAGAACTCCAGGCAAACCTCAGTAATCAGCTCAGGGCGAACTGTCTGTTGAAGGACACAAAGAGAACCATTCTTCCCATGACCAGAACAGCAAACCTGAGAAGAATTAAAAACATTAGCTAACTAATGTTATAAGGTTGCCAATAAGTTATCCTTCAAAGAATTTTAAAAAACGTCTCTAGCTGATCCAAAAGTTTATTCAATAAAGTTGCAGTTGTTTGTTCCAATGATACATCACATCAATTGATCAATTCACAATAACTGAAGTACTCTCGGTTAAGAAGAAACAATAGAAAACTGAAGCACGGTCAGAATTTAAGCTtactcaaaacaaaacaaaacaaaacaaaacaaaacaaaacaaaacaaaacaaaacaaaacaaaaaaaattaagaaaccaTATTAACATCTGCAGACCAACCAGTTCATAGTTGCTCTGTTTTGAAATCCCTACTGCATTTGGGTCAGCATTGATCCGCAAACCATATGCGAAATCCTTCAAAGGACCAACATTAATCAATGAATCCCTCACGGCAAATGAGAAGCTCTTCTGTGCAGATCAAAAGGCAAGACAACCCATTAGCGAAAAGTAACACAAATTTGTACAAACAGCTATCTGAACGAGATAACATTTGCTTGCTGTGCACGTATTTTCAAATTCTCAGATTGTTTAACACTAGAAGAACTAAGTGGAGACGAAATCAGATTGTTAATGCAAGTACCGCCAAAAGAGAATTTTGAGCTAATTAAaggcagagaagatgaagaagctgATATGACAATTCAGACAACCTGTGGTAGTTCAGACATATTTGGAGCTGAACTAAATAACGATAGCTCCTCACCACTTGCAATATCCTGCAAGGTTTCAGAGGATGCAAGGCGCAATCGCTTTGCTGACGGAGCATCCCCTTCGATATCTCCAACCTGTCACACACAAGAGAACACATCAGTCGCCAGACCTACGTATGTCAGGAGCCACTGAAGAGTAATATGATTGATTTGAATTTCACATTACGAGCACgcacttaaaaacttttgatcTTTTAGGAAAACCTAAAACAAGAGCATTACCAAAATCCGCAAAGTAATATTTATCTGGGTATAATGAGCTTTAGCAACATTACTAATTAAGTCCTTCAGGAAATTCAATTACAGAGAGCACTATGACAGTATCTTTAATTTGATAAGGTGTTGCCACACATGAGTTAGAGGAGATTCTAGAGGAACATTCAATTTGTTGTACAAgtgaaatggtggtggtggtggtggtgcattTTGATAGTAGAGATATAGTTTATAATAAAAGCATCAGATATAAACGTCGCAGTTGTAGACAGAGAAACTTCAAGATAAATGGTATGCCGGGAGAAAGAGCAAAACATACATCACTAGAGTGCCAATAATACTTTGATAGTAGAGATATAGTATATGATAAAAGCTTCAGATATGAAAGTTGCAGCTGTAGACAGAGAACCTTTAGAATAAATGGTATGCTGGTAGAAAGAGCAAAATATACATCACTAGAGTGCCAAGAATACTTTCAATCAAAAGAGTTTTCCAACTAAAGTCTACAGCTCTCTAACAAAATGAAGTAGCATGAAATGCTACAGAATTCTAATGCTCACCTCTTCCTTCACATGACCAGAAGTTGAAGCGGCAGTTCCCACTCCAGACGTATATTGGACAAGCATACTATCTCCCAAACGACTACCTAGGAAAAAGAACGAGCTGCCAATTGTAGCAATACCCTGTACAATTAACAGATAAATTGGTCAGTCGGATACTATTGCTGTGGAGGAGAATAACAGGAAGTCGTTGAtatgagaaaaaaagaaaaattgttcaCGAGTTAAAGATGCGGCCAACCGAAGTCAAAACTGAAGCTCTAAACTTTGAAAGTTCCAGCCTTTGCACAACCCTGAACAAGGAAAATACAAACACATTTATTAACCACGGCTCTACATATATAGACAAGCAATTTTAGTATGCGAGTACAAATATTTATTTGAAAGTTGAAGGTGTTGCCAGGGGAACAGGCATGATCCTTGTGAAACAGACACCTCGTACTCAGGGCTTGTTTGGCAAATCGGTATACTTCAGTTCTTAGTGACTTTTTGGTTGAAGATAATCTGTAAACAACCCCACAGAAACATACCGTCCATCGGAAACCAACGTGAGCAATAGTAGTTCTCCTGTTTTGGTCGAAAGCATGGCCACATCGGGCAATAACCATGTCGCATTGGCTGCATCAAGCTCGACACTAAAACTTGATCGAGGCAATTCTTGACTGAAAAGAAACAGTAATAGGATCTTCCAGTTAGCAGGTTTGAGACAATCTCTTAATTTATTCGTAAAAGTGCACTCAGcaagttaaagataagtttaacaTTGTGGGGAGATTAACCATCCGATTATTGTGGCCAAGCTAAAACAAGAATACAGCTCTTCTGTTCCCATTATAATAAATGCTAATGCTAATCATCTTAGTGTGCAAATAGCCCTTTAAGAAATGCAAACATTGAGTGGATCATAATCCTTCATAAGAAATGGAAGAAAACCTCATATCAGCAGGAACGGCGAAATGGTTCAAGGCAAGGGCACAAGACGTCAACTACAAGCAGaaaagaagtaaaacaattatatACTGATCTGAAACGTACAAATGCATGTTGGTCTTGCAAACTGAAACTTCTTGCAGTCGCTAACAAAACAATCAATGACTAATCCAGCAAACCAGATAACAGCTTACTTGACTGTGATAATGTATAGCATTTGCACTAATTACAAGAACTCCACCCATTTTAGAAGGCACTGCAAGAAGTTTGTACGCATCGTGCGGAAGATTCTGCCAAAAATGGGAAACGACAAAAAAGATTGAGGTAGTAATTTTTTGTTATATGCTTCTGTTATATAATGGAGCGAAACTTAATCATGAAACTTGTCCTAAGTGTAAGAAATCAAACAAACTGAATCAGTAATGAAACCTATTTTGCCAACTTCTACCTTCTTTTAATTAAGTTGCGAAAACTGTACTCCTATACTCCCTGAATATATTTTATGGGTAGCAAGTTTTGAAATTATGATATAGCCATTAACATTAAGGTAAGCCAACTAAAGTACATAGAGAAACAAAATTTATCATGTGTTGATAGTGTGATCAATTGATAACTTATAATGTAGTGCGCATGCATGTTAATAGTAAGAATAAAGAGGATTTTGTAAGTTGTTTCGTAGATGATGAAATAGGCATCCTTTGGGCAAGGCACTTACAATAGCGGACCATATGAGGGGATGTTGCTTTGAAGTAGTATTAATACTAAGAGCACAAATCATGCATGTGTGATGCTTCCAGGAGACACGTCCTGCCCAAGTAAGCTCTCTTTCGTGAAGGATGACCATCGTTGGCTCAATATATCCTACAGTACACGAACCAGTTAAATGGGATATTACACCAATAACATGACAATGTTAAAACTAAAAAATACGACAATCACCTGTAGATGAGTATAATATAAATAACCCTAAATATGAATAAGACACGCTCAAAAAGATGCAAGAATAGTTGAACTTGCATGAAGGACATATCACTCTCAAAAACAAGTAGCACGATGGAATTATCGCAAACATAAACAACATATTCACACATTATGTTTACCCAAACTATTTAAGCTTTACTAATTACTGTTACATTTTCTTCCGTTTTTTTAGGGCTACACAACAAGGGGGCAATTAGTATTTCAGAAGAATCTCATAAAGTAATCTCCGCATGGATATAAACTATTTCCACCTGGCTAGATGACTTCACAGAACAAGGCGGCAATATATTATCTTCACTTGAGCAGCTAGGCTTAATAGCGTACTAACTGATACTGTGCAACTTCAATTGCAGTTAAGTACAGAAGTAGGAAAAACAATGATGAAAAATAAAGTCTCTTTTTAATGAAACACTTATTCGTTCTCACCATGTAGAAATACGAAATCTTTCACGTGCTTCATGTCCAACTCGCGCAAGCTTATCACATATGATGACTCTATACGAGCACACTTTGTACCTCCAGAACCGCTCACATCATCGTCTCCACCTAAACCAGAACCAGCCTAATAACCATcaaaaaaattagagaaaaaataCGAGTTATATAGAGAAGAGAATTACAGCTTACACCTAGAAAGGGGAAAACTTGTACCATGAGACAGGAGAAAGTAGCTACATATTTGCTGATACTTAACAGACTGCCAGTATTTGATATACAATCAAAAGGAGTACTGATCATATGTTCCAGGCTTCCAGCAGAAACATGTTTGCTGATACTAGATTCTCTGTTTATCAGTTTACATATTTCTGCAGGAACACATGACAATTCATCCTTGCTTGAGGTTATAAAGGTAGCTCACTATTGTCAGACATATTAAGAAATCAGCTATGCA
The nucleotide sequence above comes from Papaver somniferum cultivar HN1 chromosome 8, ASM357369v1, whole genome shotgun sequence. Encoded proteins:
- the LOC113304725 gene encoding cleavage and polyadenylation specificity factor subunit 1-like isoform X1, whose protein sequence is MSYAAFKMMHWPTGIENCASGFITHSGFDSAVPQIPLIQSYDLEPVVQERKGGIGPIPNLVVTSANILEVYIVRVHEEDDSKGTKSSSQLEPKRGGFMAGLSGASLELVCHYKLQGNVETMAVLSRGGDKSKRRDSIILAFADAKISVLEFDDSIDGLRTSSMHCFEGPEWQYLRRGRESFARGPLVKVDPQGRCSGVLAFGLEMIILKAAQAGSGLGGDDDVSGSGGTKCARIESSYVISLRELDMKHVKDFVFLHGYIEPTMVILHERELTWAGRVSWKHHTCMICALSINTTSKQHPLIWSAINLPHDAYKLLAVPSKMGGVLVISANAIHYHSQLTSCALALNHFAVPADMSQELPRSSFSVELDAANATWLLPDVAMLSTKTGELLLLTLVSDGRVVQRLELSKFRASVLTSGIATIGSSFFFLGSRLGDSMLVQYTSGVGTAASTSGHVKEEVGDIEGDAPSAKRLRLASSETLQDIASGEELSLFSSAPNMSELPQKSFSFAVRDSLINVGPLKDFAYGLRINADPNAVGISKQSNYELVCCSGHGKNGSLCVLQQTVRPELITEVELPGCKGIWTVYHKSTRGHNADSSNASSADDEYHAYLIISLQSKTMVLETADTLGEVTESVGYYIKGSTIAAGNLFGRRRVIQVYARGARILDGSYMTQELSLGTPPPESTPASESSAVLSVTIADPYVLLRMTDGSIQLLVGDPSSCTVSVSAPSLFDSSKKWISACTLYHDKGPEPWLRKTSTDAWLSTGVGEAIDGTDGAMHDQGDIYCVVCYESGTLEIFDVPTFNCVFSVDKFISGKSHLVDTFTGVMSNDPQKNKNKNSEDIKVMKEDAQNMKVVELAMQKWSGQHTRPFLFGMLTDGTMLCYHAYLYEGQDNTPKIEEAVSSESSVNLSSNSTSRLRNLRFARVPLETYTRQESSSTGPSQRMTMFKNVGGYQGLFLSGSRPAWFMVCRERLRIHPQLCDGSVVAFTVLHNVNCNHGLIYVTSQGFLKICQLPSILSYDNYWPVQKIPLRGTPHQVTYFSEKNLYPLIVSIPVAKPLNQVLSSLVDLDASNQTEHDNIGPDELQKSYTIEEFEVRILEPEKSGGPWQTRATIPMQNSENALTVRMVTLFNTTTKENETLMAVGTAYVQGEDVAARGRILLYSIGHNAENSQILVSVTEVYSKELKGAISALASLQGHLLLASGPKVILHKWTGTELNGVAFHDTPPLHVVSLNIVKNFILIGDIHKSIYFLSWKEQGAQLNLLAKDFGTLDCFSTEFLIDGSTLSLVVTDEQKNIQIFYYAPKMSESWKGQKLLSRAEFHIGAHVTKFLRLQMLPASDRTGATTGSGRFALLFGTLDGSIGCVAPLDELNFRRLQTLQRRLVDAVPHMGGLNPKAFRQFHSKGRAHKPGPDNMIDCELLSHYEMLALEDQLEIAHQIGTTRMQILTNLNDLSLGTSFL
- the LOC113304725 gene encoding cleavage and polyadenylation specificity factor subunit 1-like isoform X3 codes for the protein MKHVKDFVFLHGYIEPTMVILHERELTWAGRVSWKHHTCMICALSINTTSKQHPLIWSAINLPHDAYKLLAVPSKMGGVLVISANAIHYHSQLTSCALALNHFAVPADMSQELPRSSFSVELDAANATWLLPDVAMLSTKTGELLLLTLVSDGRVVQRLELSKFRASVLTSGIATIGSSFFFLGSRLGDSMLVQYTSGVGTAASTSGHVKEEVGDIEGDAPSAKRLRLASSETLQDIASGEELSLFSSAPNMSELPQKSFSFAVRDSLINVGPLKDFAYGLRINADPNAVGISKQSNYELVCCSGHGKNGSLCVLQQTVRPELITEVELPGCKGIWTVYHKSTRGHNADSSNASSADDEYHAYLIISLQSKTMVLETADTLGEVTESVGYYIKGSTIAAGNLFGRRRVIQVYARGARILDGSYMTQELSLGTPPPESTPASESSAVLSVTIADPYVLLRMTDGSIQLLVGDPSSCTVSVSAPSLFDSSKKWISACTLYHDKGPEPWLRKTSTDAWLSTGVGEAIDGTDGAMHDQGDIYCVVCYESGTLEIFDVPTFNCVFSVDKFISGKSHLVDTFTGVMSNDPQKNKNKNSEDIKVMKEDAQNMKVVELAMQKWSGQHTRPFLFGMLTDGTMLCYHAYLYEGQDNTPKIEEAVSSESSVNLSSNSTSRLRNLRFARVPLETYTRQESSSTGPSQRMTMFKNVGGYQGLFLSGSRPAWFMVCRERLRIHPQLCDGSVVAFTVLHNVNCNHGLIYVTSQGFLKICQLPSILSYDNYWPVQKIPLRGTPHQVTYFSEKNLYPLIVSIPVAKPLNQVLSSLVDLDASNQTEHDNIGPDELQKSYTIEEFEVRILEPEKSGGPWQTRATIPMQNSENALTVRMVTLFNTTTKENETLMAVGTAYVQGEDVAARGRILLYSIGHNAENSQILVSVTEVYSKELKGAISALASLQGHLLLASGPKVILHKWTGTELNGVAFHDTPPLHVVSLNIVKNFILIGDIHKSIYFLSWKEQGAQLNLLAKDFGTLDCFSTEFLIDGSTLSLVVTDEQKNIQIFYYAPKMSESWKGQKLLSRAEFHIGAHVTKFLRLQMLPASDRTGATTGSGRFALLFGTLDGSIGCVAPLDELNFRRLQTLQRRLVDAVPHMGGLNPKAFRQFHSKGRAHKPGPDNMIDCELLSHYEMLALEDQLEIAHQIGTTRMQILTNLNDLSLGTSFL
- the LOC113304725 gene encoding cleavage and polyadenylation specificity factor subunit 1-like isoform X2, coding for MSYAAFKMMHWPTGIENCASGFITHSGFDSAVPQIPLIQSYDLEPVVQERKGGIGPIPNLVVTSANILEVYIVRVHEEDDSKGTKSSSQLEPKRGGFMAGLSGASLELVCHYKLQGNVETMAVLSRGGDKSKRRDSIILAFADAKISVLEFDDSIDGLRTSSMHCFEGPEWQYLRRGRESFARGPLVKVDPQGRCSGVLAFGLEMIILKAAQAGSGLGGDDDVSGSGGTKCARIESSYVISLRELDMKHVKDFVFLHGYIEPTMVILHERELTWAGRVSWKHHTCMICALSINTTSKQHPLIWSAINLPHDAYKLLAVPSKMGGVLVISANAIHYHSQLTSCALALNHFAVPADMSQELPRSSFSVELDAANATWLLPDVAMLSTKTGELLLLTLVSDGRVVQRLELSKFRASVLTSGIATIGSSFFFLGSRLGDSMLVQYTSGVGTAASTSGHVKEEVGDIEGDAPSAKRLRLASSETLQDIASGEELSLFSSAPNMSELPQKSFSFAVRDSLINVGPLKDFAYGLRINADPNAVGISKQSNYELVCCSGHGKNGSLCVLQQTVRPELITEVELPGCKGIWTVYHKSTRGHNADSSNASSADDEYHAYLIISLQSKTMVLETADTLGEVTESVGYYIKGSTIAAGNLFGRRRVIQVYARGARILDGSYMTQELSLGTPPPESTPASESSAVLSVTIADPYVLLRMTDGSIQLLVGDPSSCTVSVSAPSLFDSSKKWISACTLYHDKGPEPWLRKTSTDAWLSTGVGEAIDGTDGAMHDQGDIYCVVCYESGTLEIFDVPTFNCVFSVDKFISGKSHLVDTFTGVMSNDPQKNKNKNSEDIKVMKEDAQNMKVVELAMQKWSGQHTRPFLFGMLTDGTMLCYHAYLYEGQDNTPKIEEAVSSESSVNLSSNSTSRLRNLRFARVPLETYTRQESSSTGPSQRMTMFKNVGGYQGLFLSGSRPAWFMVCRERLRIHPQLCDGSVVAFTVLHNVNCNHGLIYVTSQGFLKICQLPSILSYDNYWPVQKIPLRGTPHQVTYFSEKNLYPLIVSIPVAKPLNQVLSSLVDLDASNQTEHDNIGPDELQKSYTIEEFEVRILEPEKSGGPWQTRATIPMQNSENALTVRMVTLFNTTTKENETLMAVGTAYVQGEDVAARGRILLYSIGHNAENSQILVTEVYSKELKGAISALASLQGHLLLASGPKVILHKWTGTELNGVAFHDTPPLHVVSLNIVKNFILIGDIHKSIYFLSWKEQGAQLNLLAKDFGTLDCFSTEFLIDGSTLSLVVTDEQKNIQIFYYAPKMSESWKGQKLLSRAEFHIGAHVTKFLRLQMLPASDRTGATTGSGRFALLFGTLDGSIGCVAPLDELNFRRLQTLQRRLVDAVPHMGGLNPKAFRQFHSKGRAHKPGPDNMIDCELLSHYEMLALEDQLEIAHQIGTTRMQILTNLNDLSLGTSFL